Proteins from a genomic interval of Nautilia sp. PV-1:
- a CDS encoding integrase arm-type DNA-binding domain-containing protein — MPRIATPLNDTKIKKAKPKEKLYKMFDGDGLYLEIKPSGKKTWRIKYRLNGKEKTYTIGEYPTITLSKARAITREIKEKILEGVDPVKERQKESEKDNKKFSYIVKQFLEKKEQEVSSKHFERSKRRLEIYILPFFKDKNIEEITKKDIINILKKVKEIDTPSTRTIDKTETARRVLSLLRQIYRFALHNDYTETDITAAIDITAVLPKREVQHFNAILKEEDFKEMYKDFFADYKGYNHILNALKFLALTALRPGNVRNLRWEWVDLDKKVVIYPASAMKAKEEFRLPLTDTLVKILKEQAYIKGSKKGVVFFGRDFNKEMSDATLIRHIKRKGYNHTAHGFRASFSTICYEKQKDHGFPAEVIETQLAHVIGNKVTRAYMRSDFLEERRKLLEWWEEFLES; from the coding sequence ATGCCAAGAATTGCGACACCTCTAAACGACACTAAAATCAAAAAAGCCAAACCAAAAGAAAAACTTTATAAAATGTTCGACGGGGATGGATTGTATTTAGAAATAAAACCGTCCGGTAAAAAAACCTGGAGAATTAAATACAGACTTAATGGAAAAGAGAAAACCTATACAATAGGCGAATATCCTACGATAACTTTAAGCAAAGCGAGAGCTATTACAAGAGAAATTAAAGAAAAGATTTTGGAAGGTGTAGATCCGGTAAAAGAAAGACAAAAAGAATCGGAAAAAGACAATAAAAAATTTTCTTATATTGTAAAACAATTTTTAGAAAAGAAAGAACAAGAGGTTAGTTCAAAACATTTTGAGAGAAGCAAGAGAAGATTAGAGATATATATTCTTCCTTTTTTTAAAGATAAAAATATAGAAGAAATCACAAAGAAAGACATAATAAATATATTGAAAAAAGTTAAAGAAATAGATACACCTTCTACTAGAACTATAGATAAAACAGAAACGGCAAGAAGAGTGTTGTCTCTATTAAGGCAGATATATAGATTTGCTTTGCATAATGATTATACTGAGACAGATATAACTGCTGCAATAGATATAACTGCAGTATTGCCGAAAAGGGAAGTGCAGCATTTTAATGCCATTTTAAAAGAAGAAGACTTCAAAGAGATGTATAAAGACTTCTTTGCAGATTATAAAGGTTATAATCATATTTTAAATGCGCTTAAATTTTTGGCCCTTACTGCGCTACGTCCAGGAAATGTTAGAAATTTGAGATGGGAATGGGTGGATTTAGACAAAAAAGTTGTTATATATCCTGCATCTGCAATGAAAGCCAAAGAAGAATTCAGACTACCTCTTACTGATACGTTAGTAAAAATATTAAAAGAGCAAGCATATATTAAAGGTTCTAAAAAAGGCGTAGTGTTTTTTGGCAGAGATTTTAATAAAGAAATGAGCGACGCAACTTTAATCAGACATATAAAAAGAAAAGGTTATAATCATACTGCACATGGATTTAGAGCTTCTTTTAGCACGATTTGTTATGAAAAGCAAAAAGATCACGGCTTTCCGGCAGAGGTAATAGAAACACAATTAGCACATGTAATAGGAAATAAGGTTACCAGGGCTTATATGCGTTCGGATTTTTTGGAAGAGAGAAGAAAACTTTTAGAGTGGTGGGAAGAGTTTTTGGAAAGTTAG
- a CDS encoding cupin domain-containing protein yields the protein MDIDKTVANLEKDGYKNIFIWSDSKGTYYDWHSHPYEEIRVMLKGEMIINTKENSYRLKKGDVLKVPAGEIHEAKILEDCEYICGSKF from the coding sequence ATGGATATTGACAAAACAGTCGCCAACCTTGAAAAAGACGGTTACAAAAACATATTTATATGGTCTGATTCCAAAGGCACATATTACGACTGGCACTCTCATCCTTATGAAGAAATAAGAGTTATGTTAAAAGGCGAAATGATTATCAATACAAAAGAAAATTCATACCGATTAAAAAAAGGAGATGTGTTAAAAGTGCCTGCAGGAGAAATTCATGAAGCAAAAATTTTAGAAGACTGTGAATATATATGCGGCAGTAAATTTTGA
- a CDS encoding lipopolysaccharide assembly protein LapB produces the protein MDFRDPLFSVIMFFVIVLLSVLITMALGRLREYYREKKLNEFLKDFEYIKIENLKLDEASIDALYLLAKAYEKEGDFEKSLKIYLWISKNINSTEILRHIATLYYKAGFLEKAKKTAYQILSTKPRDIETLKLLLLIDEKLGNLNEIINVLEIFEELEVSLSEEKAFALLKLALNDKCNIEFCKEIKSLDDIYKTYPFIQREYLKTLFNKEPEKAYNEIPEDKVYEYLDLYWHRNDIPDIPKFSNVLAAKHLKKCDKQGPFEIEILKQVKKDFADLEFEYVCLNCKKVFPLYSTRCPNCHKLFKHKLMFNIVEKQDLKNIEF, from the coding sequence ATGGATTTTAGAGATCCTCTTTTTAGCGTTATTATGTTTTTTGTAATCGTATTATTAAGTGTACTGATTACAATGGCGCTGGGAAGACTGAGGGAATATTACAGGGAAAAAAAACTTAATGAGTTTTTAAAAGATTTTGAATATATAAAAATAGAAAACTTAAAACTGGACGAAGCGTCAATAGATGCGCTGTATCTGTTGGCAAAAGCTTATGAAAAAGAGGGCGATTTTGAAAAATCCCTAAAAATATATCTTTGGATAAGTAAAAATATAAACAGTACTGAAATATTAAGACATATTGCCACTCTTTATTACAAAGCCGGTTTTTTGGAAAAGGCAAAAAAAACGGCATATCAGATTTTGTCTACAAAACCGAGAGATATAGAAACGCTCAAACTTTTACTGCTTATAGATGAAAAGCTTGGAAATCTTAATGAAATTATTAATGTGCTTGAAATATTTGAGGAACTTGAAGTCTCTTTAAGCGAAGAAAAAGCTTTTGCTCTTTTAAAGCTTGCTTTAAATGATAAGTGCAATATTGAATTTTGTAAAGAAATAAAAAGTCTGGATGATATATATAAAACCTATCCTTTTATACAAAGAGAATATCTCAAAACGCTGTTTAATAAAGAGCCTGAAAAAGCGTATAATGAAATTCCGGAAGATAAGGTTTATGAATATCTTGATCTGTACTGGCACAGAAACGATATACCGGATATTCCTAAATTTTCAAATGTTTTAGCAGCAAAGCATCTTAAAAAATGTGATAAGCAGGGACCTTTTGAAATAGAAATTTTAAAACAGGTAAAAAAAGATTTTGCGGATTTGGAATTTGAATATGTGTGCTTAAACTGCAAAAAAGTATTTCCTCTTTATTCTACGAGATGTCCAAACTGCCATAAACTTTTTAAACATAAACTAATGTTCAATATCGTGGAAAAACAGGATTTAAAAAATATAGAGTTTTAG
- the dnaG gene encoding DNA primase produces the protein MIKPESIENLKSIVDIVDVVGNYVQLKKQGSNYTALCPFHSEKTPSFIVSPAKQIYHCFGCGASGDAIKFVMDIEKLSYPEALEKLASMYNFKLEYSKSSSFVRTDVLEKVNSFYIQELYKNKTAYEYLKTRGIKDSTIEKFALGYAPDSKKQFQFFKNANLNIKELKDLGVLSENGEYPRLIERITFPIFSPSGKIIAMGGRTISNHPAKYINFTNTKIFNKSKTFYGLNFSREHILRKKQAIIVEGYMDVIMLHQAGYNTAIATLGTALTQEHLPQLQKLSSKILLSYDSDNAGINAALKASKLLFKNFFEGGVILFPQGLDPADVVKNGDDLNIYFEKAIPFLDFIISYTIQKYDIKNPVQKKAAVDELKEYIFTLPEIIRESFIIKASQFLQINPKLLSVRSSGQSVSSQNKRIEVAEASIIKTLYENPHIMDEIVEYLSTDVFKTHQKELKLVYEEKFDDPELLDIVLREDILCLDMEALKKQIIKLLIPYYQNKILKLKTSNLPTDEKMHKLKILNYKVLQLKKGELVESDSTV, from the coding sequence ATGATTAAACCAGAGTCAATTGAAAACCTAAAAAGTATCGTCGATATTGTTGATGTAGTAGGCAATTATGTCCAATTAAAAAAACAGGGAAGTAACTATACAGCCCTGTGCCCTTTTCACAGTGAAAAAACACCGAGTTTTATAGTAAGCCCGGCAAAACAGATATATCACTGTTTCGGATGCGGAGCCAGCGGAGACGCAATTAAATTCGTCATGGACATTGAAAAGCTCTCATACCCGGAAGCACTGGAAAAACTGGCAAGTATGTACAACTTCAAACTCGAATATTCCAAAAGCTCTTCTTTTGTCAGAACGGATGTACTTGAAAAAGTAAACTCTTTTTATATCCAGGAGCTCTATAAAAATAAAACTGCCTACGAATATCTCAAAACCAGAGGAATAAAAGATTCGACTATAGAAAAATTCGCACTCGGATACGCACCGGACAGCAAAAAGCAGTTCCAGTTTTTTAAAAATGCGAATTTAAATATAAAAGAATTAAAAGATTTAGGAGTTCTGTCCGAAAACGGGGAATATCCAAGGCTGATAGAAAGAATCACCTTCCCTATTTTTTCCCCAAGCGGTAAAATTATCGCAATGGGAGGCAGGACAATATCAAACCATCCTGCAAAATACATTAACTTTACAAATACGAAAATATTCAATAAATCAAAAACATTTTACGGTCTTAATTTTTCAAGAGAACACATTTTAAGAAAAAAACAGGCTATTATCGTAGAAGGATATATGGATGTAATAATGCTTCATCAGGCCGGATACAATACCGCAATAGCGACACTGGGTACCGCTCTTACGCAGGAGCATCTGCCGCAGCTTCAAAAGCTTTCTTCCAAAATACTTCTTTCTTACGACAGTGACAATGCGGGAATTAACGCGGCTTTGAAAGCATCTAAACTCCTGTTTAAAAATTTTTTTGAAGGCGGAGTGATTCTTTTCCCTCAAGGACTGGATCCGGCGGATGTAGTTAAAAACGGAGACGATTTAAACATATATTTTGAAAAAGCCATACCGTTTTTGGACTTTATTATCAGTTATACAATACAGAAATACGATATAAAAAATCCGGTTCAAAAAAAGGCCGCCGTTGACGAGCTTAAAGAATACATTTTTACACTTCCTGAAATTATAAGGGAAAGTTTTATAATAAAAGCTTCCCAGTTTTTACAGATTAACCCAAAACTTTTAAGCGTAAGGTCTTCAGGCCAAAGCGTTTCTTCCCAGAACAAGAGGATAGAAGTAGCTGAAGCGTCTATTATCAAAACTCTTTACGAAAATCCTCATATAATGGATGAAATCGTTGAATATTTAAGCACAGACGTATTTAAAACACATCAAAAAGAATTAAAACTCGTCTACGAAGAAAAATTTGACGATCCGGAGCTTTTAGATATTGTGCTGCGTGAAGACATACTCTGCCTGGATATGGAAGCATTAAAAAAACAGATAATAAAACTGCTGATTCCGTACTATCAGAATAAAATTCTGAAATTAAAAACGTCAAACCTTCCAACAGATGAAAAAATGCATAAATTAAAAATACTAAACTATAAAGTTTTACAGTTAAAAAAAGGAGAATTAGTTGAAAGCGATAGCACTGTTTAG